A window of the Bacteroides thetaiotaomicron VPI-5482 genome harbors these coding sequences:
- a CDS encoding mechanosensitive ion channel family protein codes for MLLLFQATATQLADSTQIVADKLMEEAIANADGLDKLSLITQQLVDFGIRAGERILIATLVFIVGRFLISMLNRFVGRLMDRRKVDISIKTFVKSLVNILLTILLIISVVGALGVETTSFAALLASAGVAVGMALSGNLQNFAGGLIVLLFKPYKVGDWIESQGVSGTVKEIQIFHTILTTGDNKVIYIPNGAMSSGVVTNYNTQTTRRVEWIVGVDYGEDYNKVQQIVRDILTADNRILTDPAPFIALHALDASSVNVVARVWVNTADYWGVYFDINKTIYETFNEKGINFPFPQLTVHQGN; via the coding sequence ATGCTACTATTATTTCAAGCGACAGCAACACAGCTTGCGGATTCTACACAAATCGTCGCAGATAAATTAATGGAAGAAGCGATAGCCAATGCGGACGGATTGGATAAGCTTTCTCTGATCACCCAGCAATTGGTAGATTTCGGTATCCGTGCCGGAGAACGCATCCTGATTGCAACCCTTGTCTTCATTGTCGGACGCTTCCTCATCTCGATGCTCAACCGATTTGTCGGACGTCTGATGGACAGGAGAAAGGTGGATATAAGCATCAAGACTTTTGTGAAGAGTCTGGTAAATATTCTGCTGACCATTCTGTTGATTATCTCCGTAGTCGGTGCTCTGGGAGTCGAAACAACTTCTTTTGCAGCCCTGTTGGCTTCTGCCGGTGTGGCTGTCGGTATGGCGTTGTCCGGTAACTTGCAGAACTTTGCCGGCGGACTGATCGTATTGCTTTTCAAGCCTTATAAGGTAGGAGATTGGATTGAAAGTCAGGGAGTTTCCGGAACGGTCAAGGAAATACAGATATTTCACACCATTCTGACTACCGGAGATAATAAAGTGATTTATATACCGAACGGTGCAATGAGCAGCGGAGTGGTGACAAACTATAATACACAGACAACGCGCCGTGTAGAATGGATTGTTGGCGTGGATTATGGAGAAGATTATAATAAGGTACAGCAGATTGTCCGTGATATACTGACGGCCGACAATCGTATTCTGACTGATCCCGCCCCGTTTATTGCCCTTCATGCGCTGGATGCCAGCAGTGTGAATGTGGTAGCCCGTGTGTGGGTGAATACGGCAGATTACTGGGGAGTTTATTTTGATATAAACAAGACTATTTATGAAACCTTTAATGAAAAAGGCATCAACTTCCCGTTCCCGCAACTTACCGTGCATCAGGGAAACTGA
- a CDS encoding TonB-dependent receptor — MKKMMMMAVALLGAGFPVHAQTSAKDSLKVINLQEVQVVSTRATAKTPVAFTNIGKAELKKVNFGQDIPYLLSMTPSTLTTSDAGSGIGYTTLRVRGTDGTRINITVNGIPMNDAESHNLFWVNMPDFSSSVKDMQVQRGAGTSTNGAGAFGASVNMQTEGASMKPYAEFNGSYGSFNTHKETVKVGTGLLNNHWTFDARLSNIGTDGYIDRASVNLNSYYLQGGYFAENTSVKLIAFAGKEKTYHAWGYATKAEMEEHGRRYNPCGEYTGDDNEKHYYADQTDNYLQKNYQLLFNHTFSTAWNLNVALHYTKGDGYYEEYKEDRSFLEYGLKPFTTDGKEISESDLVRQKKMDNKFGGGVFSLNYTNHRLTASLGGGINQYRGNNFGKVTWVKNYIGALSPDHEYYRNQSKKTDGNIYLKASYDLTGGLSAYADLQYRHIDYTIDGANDKYDWNKNALRPLAVDKKFDFFNPKVGLNWNINSNHRVYASFSVAQKEPTRNNYTDGNPDSYPKAEKLLDYEAGYTFANHWLTAGANFYYMDYTDQLVLTGALNDIGEALTENVPNSYRMGIELMLGIKPCKWFQWDINATWSKNRIKNFVENIPIYDGWNLLDIVSVSHKSTRIAFSPDFLLNNRFAFTYQGFEAALQSQFVGKQYMTNAEVEALTLDKYFVSNLNLAYTFKPRKVVKEVTLGVTVYNLFNEEYENNGWASSSYDKDVNHRINSAGYAAQAGTNVMGHVSFRF, encoded by the coding sequence ATGAAAAAAATGATGATGATGGCCGTCGCCTTATTGGGCGCAGGCTTCCCTGTCCATGCACAAACGAGTGCAAAGGATAGTCTGAAAGTAATCAACCTGCAAGAAGTGCAGGTAGTATCCACACGTGCTACAGCAAAAACTCCCGTAGCATTTACCAATATAGGCAAAGCCGAACTTAAAAAAGTGAACTTCGGGCAGGATATTCCCTACCTGCTGAGCATGACTCCTTCCACGCTGACCACATCGGATGCGGGATCGGGCATCGGCTATACGACTCTTCGTGTACGAGGCACTGACGGCACGCGTATCAATATCACTGTAAACGGCATCCCGATGAACGATGCCGAAAGCCACAATCTGTTCTGGGTAAATATGCCCGACTTCTCTTCTTCCGTAAAGGATATGCAAGTGCAACGTGGCGCAGGAACATCGACCAACGGCGCCGGTGCCTTCGGAGCCAGTGTCAATATGCAGACCGAAGGCGCGTCCATGAAACCGTATGCCGAGTTCAACGGTTCCTATGGTTCTTTCAACACCCACAAGGAAACTGTAAAAGTGGGAACCGGACTGCTGAACAATCACTGGACATTCGATGCCCGACTTTCCAACATCGGTACGGACGGATACATCGACCGCGCCTCCGTCAATCTCAACTCTTACTATCTGCAAGGAGGATATTTCGCCGAAAATACGTCTGTCAAACTGATCGCATTCGCAGGAAAAGAAAAGACGTATCATGCCTGGGGATATGCTACTAAAGCAGAAATGGAAGAACACGGAAGACGGTATAACCCTTGCGGCGAATATACCGGAGACGATAATGAAAAACATTATTATGCCGACCAGACGGATAACTATCTGCAAAAGAATTATCAACTCCTTTTCAACCATACTTTCTCCACTGCGTGGAATCTGAACGTAGCCCTGCACTACACCAAAGGTGACGGCTACTATGAGGAATATAAAGAAGACAGATCTTTCCTAGAATACGGTCTGAAACCTTTTACAACAGACGGAAAAGAAATTTCGGAAAGCGATCTGGTCCGTCAGAAGAAAATGGATAATAAGTTTGGCGGGGGTGTTTTCTCCCTCAATTATACCAACCACCGACTAACGGCATCTTTGGGCGGAGGCATCAACCAATACCGGGGTAATAACTTCGGGAAAGTGACCTGGGTAAAGAACTACATCGGCGCACTATCTCCCGACCATGAATACTACCGCAACCAATCGAAGAAAACCGACGGTAACATCTATCTGAAAGCAAGCTACGACCTCACCGGAGGACTAAGTGCCTATGCCGACCTGCAATACCGGCACATCGACTACACCATCGACGGAGCAAATGACAAATACGACTGGAATAAAAATGCGTTGCGTCCGCTGGCCGTAGACAAGAAATTCGATTTTTTCAATCCGAAAGTCGGACTGAACTGGAATATCAACTCCAATCACCGTGTCTACGCTTCTTTCTCCGTAGCTCAAAAAGAGCCGACAAGAAATAATTATACGGATGGCAATCCCGACAGTTATCCGAAAGCAGAAAAGCTGCTCGACTATGAAGCCGGATACACATTCGCCAATCATTGGCTGACGGCAGGCGCCAATTTCTACTACATGGATTATACCGACCAGCTTGTCCTCACCGGAGCTTTGAACGATATCGGTGAAGCCCTGACAGAAAACGTTCCGAACAGTTACCGGATGGGAATCGAACTGATGCTAGGTATCAAGCCCTGTAAATGGTTCCAATGGGATATCAATGCGACATGGAGCAAAAACCGTATCAAGAATTTCGTAGAAAACATTCCCATTTACGATGGCTGGAACCTACTGGACATCGTAAGCGTTTCTCATAAGAGCACCCGCATCGCTTTTTCACCGGATTTCCTGCTGAACAACCGTTTTGCTTTTACCTATCAAGGATTCGAAGCAGCTCTTCAATCCCAGTTTGTCGGCAAGCAATATATGACAAATGCGGAAGTGGAAGCATTGACTCTGGATAAATACTTTGTGAGCAACCTGAATCTGGCCTATACATTCAAACCCCGAAAGGTGGTGAAAGAAGTAACTTTGGGTGTGACCGTCTACAACCTCTTCAACGAAGAATACGAGAACAACGGTTGGGCATCCAGTTCTTACGACAAGGATGTGAATCACAGAATAAATTCTGCCGGATACGCTGCGCAAGCGGGTACAAACGTTATGGGCCATGTCTCTTTCCGCTTTTAA
- a CDS encoding hybrid sensor histidine kinase/response regulator transcription factor → MKRTVRYTVLVLIAIINSLVITTSLYAVLPYNELHQLNMSNGLVDNIITCIYQDQDRFMWFGSTNGLSRYDGKQIRNFSVDNARMYVSDIKETSDDKLWVITNEYLYCFDRRKEKFVLPSFQDGKKAISVSAMEITGDSLFWIVKGGQLQCLKRHYKLVKGDLQIEMTVEAGYPFFLDEGESFSNLCASQDGHFLYLVTDKGNLLFFDKIAGKVVRKFKYSINPSANATTIMSEGEYIWISSIVGGVTRLHIPTGKSDYYQYNEDARLSSLSHSDAYGVVALDNDSYIAVTWNGYTLLAPEENDPSKLSATPYTNTSFLQYRNVETRMISVYYDKEGILWIGTRGGGIVYFDFRQHSYMQYHSKKHNEISAQVADKDGRIWLGTYHEGIMRSDQPYAKSRPLNFSPVGNQKEVPVFCATKDSCSNLWFGNASGNLICYDWSSDSFHIYPLNYLGKKVNSYIVALMIDTRYRFWVCTSAGLYLFDRQTGHFELFSLREALKEDAEPWVTAICEDKQRNIWIGTAKGIVRLSQVNVRPLKMVHGYEEKENIGARVVSALLTGTDGTVYVGYKNGFGIIPVGEDRIASFYTVKDGLCNDCIDCIVEDEKKRIWLGSISGISRYSRQQHVFYNYYISSSNKSVMLFKNTLFWGNNKSLTYFEPEILTSATIASKTLLTGLEVDNKPINIGEKIKGQVVLDSNIASIDHLELVNANRDFSLLFNNLAFSKDLQKYSYRLYPYQKDWIVSEAGKVSFTNLSAGYYIFEVKTLFPNNTEGDVTALPITILPHWSQTVWFRLLLIFSVLFLVGYIFYSLLRRQRRFKKMIQLKHELTIANLERNAERHIREERENFFMNAAHELRTPLTLILAPIHDIMKSITPSDNWFDSFSRLHKNCLSLQTLVDRLLYVQKIEGGMIKLHLSESDIKEIVSRVANPFLQMAMVKKREFLVQVDTVPLYLWVDVAKIESAVQNLLSNAFKYTSQNGRIELAVSEAEIDGRPYCLVTVSDNGVGIPDDLQQHVFDSFVTGKRIPQYSTSIGLGLHIVKHTMGLHHGFVTLTSRVGEGSRFVLHIPVGLSHFAQGEYEMVPDPMKGDLLEECPAEERPMEEVVEEKNETMEEAVNRVKNNKEYLLIIEDHDEMREYLCSLFKEDYNVIEAENGEEGVAMADKYIPKLIISDIMMPVKDGFECSREIRENKRTFHIPIIFLTAKAEDADRLKSLQIGVDDYIMKPFNPELLKEKVKALIEQRDLLRKLYAKTLMLDEEVLESSEDVQDVFMPKMLQIIEENLSNRNFTIKVLTDKLNMSQPTLYRKVKQKTGLSIIEVIHGVRMSKAASIIMSGRYSSLTEVAEMVGYDSMISFRKQFVAQFGVLPSKYMEEKMRK, encoded by the coding sequence ATGAAGCGAACCGTTCGATATACCGTTCTTGTTTTGATTGCTATTATAAATTCTTTAGTTATTACTACTTCTCTCTATGCTGTTCTGCCTTATAATGAACTACATCAGTTGAATATGAGTAATGGCTTGGTAGATAACATCATTACTTGTATCTATCAGGATCAAGATCGTTTTATGTGGTTTGGATCCACTAATGGGCTGAGTCGATATGACGGGAAGCAGATTCGCAATTTTAGTGTAGACAATGCGAGGATGTATGTTTCCGATATAAAAGAGACTTCTGATGATAAATTGTGGGTAATAACTAATGAGTATTTATATTGTTTTGATCGACGGAAAGAGAAATTTGTTCTTCCGTCTTTTCAGGATGGGAAAAAGGCCATTTCTGTAAGTGCTATGGAAATAACAGGGGATTCACTTTTTTGGATAGTGAAAGGCGGACAATTGCAATGCTTGAAACGACATTATAAATTAGTGAAAGGTGACTTACAAATAGAGATGACTGTCGAAGCAGGCTATCCGTTTTTTTTAGATGAGGGGGAATCTTTTTCGAATTTATGTGCTTCACAAGACGGGCATTTCTTGTATTTGGTTACCGATAAGGGAAATTTGTTGTTCTTTGATAAGATTGCAGGTAAAGTGGTCCGGAAGTTCAAATACTCTATTAATCCTAGCGCTAATGCTACTACTATCATGAGTGAAGGGGAATATATTTGGATTTCTTCTATAGTGGGTGGAGTAACTCGTCTGCATATTCCCACGGGAAAATCTGATTATTATCAGTATAATGAGGATGCCAGGTTGTCTTCTTTATCACATTCAGATGCGTATGGGGTGGTTGCGTTGGATAATGATTCTTACATTGCAGTAACCTGGAATGGATATACTCTGTTAGCTCCTGAAGAAAATGATCCTTCTAAGTTGTCGGCAACGCCTTATACGAATACCTCATTTTTGCAGTACCGGAATGTAGAGACAAGAATGATTTCTGTTTATTATGATAAAGAGGGAATACTATGGATCGGAACTAGAGGAGGAGGGATTGTCTATTTTGATTTTAGACAGCATTCTTATATGCAATATCACAGCAAAAAACATAATGAAATCTCTGCTCAGGTGGCTGACAAAGATGGTCGAATTTGGTTGGGCACTTACCATGAAGGAATTATGCGTAGTGACCAGCCTTATGCTAAATCGCGACCGCTGAACTTTTCTCCTGTGGGCAATCAAAAAGAAGTCCCGGTGTTTTGTGCAACCAAAGATTCATGTTCTAATTTATGGTTTGGAAATGCTTCCGGAAATTTGATTTGTTATGACTGGAGTTCCGATTCTTTCCATATATATCCGCTCAATTATTTAGGAAAAAAGGTAAATTCCTATATAGTGGCCTTAATGATTGACACCCGTTATCGGTTTTGGGTATGCACTTCTGCCGGATTGTACTTATTTGATCGGCAGACAGGTCATTTTGAATTATTCTCATTGCGTGAAGCCTTGAAAGAAGATGCAGAGCCATGGGTCACTGCTATTTGTGAAGATAAACAGCGGAATATCTGGATAGGGACAGCAAAAGGTATTGTACGATTATCACAGGTAAATGTTCGTCCATTAAAGATGGTTCATGGATATGAAGAAAAAGAAAATATAGGAGCTCGTGTAGTTAGTGCTTTACTGACTGGTACTGACGGAACTGTATATGTGGGTTATAAAAATGGATTTGGAATCATTCCTGTGGGCGAAGATAGGATAGCGTCTTTTTATACAGTAAAAGATGGACTTTGTAATGATTGTATAGATTGTATAGTGGAAGATGAGAAGAAGCGTATTTGGTTGGGGAGTATATCCGGTATCTCAAGATATAGCCGACAGCAACATGTTTTCTACAACTATTATATTTCTAGTAGCAATAAATCTGTGATGTTGTTTAAGAATACTTTATTTTGGGGAAACAATAAGAGCTTAACTTATTTTGAACCGGAAATACTGACATCTGCCACCATTGCCAGCAAAACTCTTTTAACCGGATTAGAAGTCGATAATAAGCCAATTAATATAGGTGAGAAGATAAAAGGGCAAGTTGTTTTGGACTCAAACATTGCATCAATTGACCATTTGGAACTGGTCAATGCAAACCGTGATTTCTCTCTCCTTTTCAATAATCTGGCTTTTTCGAAGGATCTGCAAAAATATAGCTATCGGTTATATCCATATCAAAAAGATTGGATTGTTTCTGAAGCGGGTAAGGTCTCGTTTACCAACTTGTCTGCCGGTTATTATATTTTTGAAGTCAAAACATTGTTCCCTAATAATACGGAAGGAGACGTTACTGCATTGCCGATAACAATCCTTCCACATTGGAGCCAGACCGTTTGGTTTCGTTTGCTTTTGATTTTCTCGGTTTTATTTTTGGTTGGTTATATTTTCTATAGTTTGTTGCGGCGGCAGCGTCGTTTCAAAAAAATGATTCAATTGAAACATGAACTGACGATTGCAAATTTGGAGAGAAACGCAGAACGGCATATACGGGAAGAACGTGAGAATTTTTTTATGAATGCTGCTCATGAGTTAAGAACTCCTCTTACTTTGATACTCGCTCCTATACATGATATAATGAAGTCCATTACCCCATCGGATAATTGGTTTGATTCATTTAGCAGATTGCACAAGAATTGTCTTTCTCTACAGACACTGGTTGATCGTCTGCTATATGTACAGAAGATAGAGGGCGGTATGATAAAACTTCATCTGTCTGAATCGGATATAAAGGAGATTGTTAGCCGGGTGGCTAATCCTTTTCTGCAAATGGCTATGGTCAAGAAGCGGGAATTTTTGGTCCAGGTGGATACAGTGCCTTTGTATTTATGGGTGGATGTGGCGAAAATAGAATCAGCTGTTCAAAATTTGCTATCGAATGCCTTTAAATATACTTCTCAGAATGGACGTATTGAACTGGCTGTGTCAGAGGCGGAAATTGACGGAAGGCCTTATTGCCTTGTTACAGTGTCTGATAATGGGGTTGGGATACCTGATGATTTGCAACAGCACGTGTTTGATTCGTTTGTAACAGGAAAACGTATCCCGCAATATTCCACATCAATTGGTCTTGGATTACATATTGTAAAGCATACGATGGGGTTGCATCATGGATTTGTTACGTTGACCAGTCGTGTTGGAGAAGGCAGCCGATTTGTTCTGCACATTCCGGTGGGACTTTCTCATTTTGCGCAGGGGGAATATGAAATGGTACCTGATCCGATGAAGGGGGATTTGTTAGAAGAGTGTCCGGCAGAAGAACGTCCGATGGAAGAAGTAGTAGAGGAAAAGAATGAGACTATGGAAGAGGCCGTTAACAGAGTGAAAAATAATAAGGAATATTTGTTGATCATAGAGGATCACGATGAGATGAGAGAATATTTATGCAGTCTATTTAAAGAAGATTATAATGTTATTGAGGCTGAAAATGGAGAAGAAGGGGTGGCTATGGCTGATAAATATATACCTAAATTAATCATATCTGATATAATGATGCCTGTTAAGGATGGGTTTGAATGTAGTCGGGAGATTCGTGAAAATAAGCGGACTTTTCATATACCGATTATCTTTTTAACAGCTAAAGCAGAGGATGCTGACCGGTTGAAAAGTTTACAAATAGGGGTAGATGACTATATAATGAAACCTTTTAATCCGGAGTTATTGAAAGAGAAGGTGAAAGCGTTGATAGAGCAACGTGATCTGCTAAGAAAACTTTATGCGAAAACTCTTATGTTGGATGAAGAGGTACTGGAATCTTCAGAAGATGTTCAGGATGTTTTTATGCCTAAAATGCTTCAGATTATAGAAGAAAATTTATCAAACCGGAATTTTACAATAAAAGTGCTGACGGACAAATTGAATATGAGCCAGCCGACCCTTTATCGCAAGGTTAAGCAGAAAACAGGTTTGTCGATTATAGAGGTGATTCATGGAGTACGGATGAGTAAAGCTGCCTCTATTATCATGAGCGGGCGATATAGCAGTCTGACAGAAGTGGCGGAAATGGTAGGGTATGATTCGATGATTTCCTTCCGTAAGCAGTTCGTTGCACAGTTTGGGGTGCTTCCTTCCAAATATATGGAAGAGAAAATGAGGAAATAA
- a CDS encoding IPT/TIG domain-containing protein, whose product MRKSFNLIWMVFGFLLLIVGCNEDKKSTAFDPNQPVKFTEFMPDSGGIRTKFIVKGSNFGEDKSQVKVYFKDEVGNEREALVLGVKPDVIYAQVPKQAGGESHVRVEIAGKEAELSNAEKTFKYIVTSSVSTVVGKAKEGGNKDGTLGETTFNTPRYVAVDNDDNVFIFDSDGRTRLSSIEQNKTITLLDGMVIDQPLFIDKEKKQLFGPCDNANFGCFLFDANVSWVADKMGQLLANGGWMHSVVLDPVDSTFVIYRQNTGQLWTQPFDKNRRTLNPNKAKRIGTLYNTGSNGLCAYNPVDKYVYCVLHSKSAVYRFKLTRDADGWPALDGDIDEYIPGAGAGFRDGDVQEAQFKEPRGIAIDKEGNLYIADVGNNRIRKVDTKLNVVTTIAGSGAAGYKDGDPLEAQFNQPWGVYLDKNEFLYIADQNNHCIRKLAIE is encoded by the coding sequence ATGCGTAAATCATTTAATCTAATCTGGATGGTTTTCGGCTTCCTGCTACTAATAGTAGGTTGTAATGAAGACAAGAAAAGCACAGCTTTCGATCCTAATCAACCAGTCAAGTTTACAGAGTTTATGCCCGATTCCGGTGGCATACGAACCAAATTCATTGTTAAAGGCTCCAATTTCGGAGAAGACAAAAGCCAAGTGAAAGTTTACTTCAAGGATGAAGTAGGTAATGAGCGGGAGGCATTGGTTTTAGGTGTCAAGCCTGATGTTATTTATGCCCAAGTGCCCAAGCAAGCCGGAGGGGAAAGCCATGTACGGGTGGAGATTGCCGGAAAAGAAGCTGAACTCAGCAATGCTGAAAAAACCTTCAAATATATTGTAACTTCTTCCGTATCTACAGTAGTAGGAAAAGCCAAAGAAGGTGGCAATAAAGACGGAACTCTCGGCGAGACCACATTCAATACTCCAAGGTATGTAGCTGTAGATAATGATGACAATGTATTCATATTCGACTCTGATGGAAGAACGCGTTTATCATCCATCGAACAAAATAAAACGATCACTTTACTAGATGGCATGGTAATCGACCAACCTTTATTTATTGATAAAGAAAAGAAACAACTATTTGGTCCATGCGATAATGCCAACTTCGGTTGTTTCTTATTCGATGCTAATGTGAGCTGGGTGGCTGATAAAATGGGACAGCTTTTAGCCAACGGAGGATGGATGCATAGTGTTGTTCTCGACCCCGTAGATTCTACTTTTGTGATATACCGCCAAAATACAGGGCAATTGTGGACACAACCTTTCGATAAAAATAGAAGAACATTAAATCCCAACAAAGCAAAACGAATCGGTACACTCTATAATACAGGTTCCAATGGATTATGTGCTTACAATCCGGTTGATAAGTATGTTTACTGTGTGTTGCATAGTAAAAGTGCAGTTTATCGCTTTAAGCTCACACGCGATGCGGACGGTTGGCCAGCCCTAGATGGGGACATCGATGAATATATCCCCGGTGCAGGCGCAGGCTTCCGGGACGGAGATGTGCAAGAAGCACAGTTTAAAGAACCACGTGGAATTGCTATTGATAAAGAAGGGAACTTATACATAGCCGATGTTGGTAATAACCGAATACGCAAAGTTGACACCAAATTGAACGTCGTAACCACGATAGCAGGTAGCGGAGCTGCAGGATACAAAGATGGAGACCCTTTGGAAGCCCAATTCAATCAGCCCTGGGGTGTCTATTTGGACAAAAATGAATTTCTTTACATTGCAGATCAAAACAACCACTGCATCAGAAAACTTGCTATTGAATAA